One window of the Leishmania mexicana MHOM/GT/2001/U1103 complete genome, chromosome 11 genome contains the following:
- a CDS encoding putative cyclin-dependent protein kinase encodes MGGELDDENKDVPDDGNAARKRACLEHMLPSMQERFAELARTSVGESSLTVEALFQRYQRVLKVGEGTFGEVFVLYDTVAHTYITMKRMHTLLSLRRRSLGIHRCTFREVELLAALQHPNIVQVLDYHILSDGSLVMLMPVIAHDLTSLLRRWPETPRRSGHGTASAAASTRPRMPLHVIKCIFRQIIAGIAYLHKHKVVHRDLKPSNVMVDHTGVVKLIDFGWSRFCAAAGAMTGPPCVTAFRPPEVLVGAHNHYTFSLDIWCCGCILFEMLTGGTPFAKSRNEAECLANIVDWLGSPPSSSEVYYRCTTRYPFPLAPGRPDTFAQRCSNYGIKSAEAMFLRRMLCLEPGERATAEALLRDPWFTTAPTMCVPRAIPLPAHNMFRLVEVKRKELEH; translated from the coding sequence gcgcgTGCCTTGAGCACATGCTCCCTTCCATGCAGGAGCGCTTCGCAGAGCTGGCCCGCACTAGCGTCGGGGAGTCGTCTCTCACCGTGGAGGCACTTTTCCAAAGATATCAGCGCGTGCTGAAAGTAGGCGAGGGCACCTTCGGCGAGGTGTTTGTTCTTTACGACACCGTGGCCCACACATACATCACCATGaagcgcatgcacacgctgctCAGCTTGCGACGCCGCAGTCTGGGCATCCACCGTTGCACTTTTCGGGAAGTGGAACTGCTTGCGGCACTGCAGCATCCGAACATTGTCCAGGTGCTTGATTACCATATCCTCTCCGACGGTAGTTTGGTGATGCTGATGCCAGTCATCGCACACGACCTCACATCTCTGCTGCGTCGGTGGCCCGAAACCCCACGAAGAAGCGGCCACGGCACAGCTTcggccgctgcctcgacGCGTCCGCGCATGCCGCTGCACGTCATCAAGTGCATCTTTCGCCAGATCATCGCCGGGATTGCCTACCTCCACAAGCACAAAGTGGTTCACCGCGACTTGAAGCCGAGCAACGTCATGGTCGATCACACCGGTGTGGTGAAGCTGATCGACTTCGGGTGGTCGCGGTTCTGTGCCGCGGCAGGGGCCATGACAGGCCCACCTTGTGTGACTGCTTTTCGGCCGCCGGAGGTGCTGGTGGGGGCGCACAACCACTACACCTTCAGCCTCGACATCTGGTGCTGTGGGTGCATCCTGTTCGAGATGTTGACGGGTGGCACACCGTTTGCAAAGAGCCGCAACGAGGCGGAGTGCCTCGCCAATATCGTGGACTGGCTTGGCTCCCCGCCTAGCTCCAGCGAGGTGTACTACCGGTGCACCACCCGCTACCCTTTCCCTCTCGCCCCTGGTCGTCCCGACACGTTCGCGCAGCGGTGTAGCAACTACGGCATCAAGTCAGCAGAGGCGATGTTTCTGCGGCGGATGCTGTGTCTAGAACCTGGGGAGCGGGCCACCGCCGAGGCGCTCCTCAGAGACCCCTGGTTTACAACGGCACCGACGATGTGCGTGCCAAGGGCCATTCCGCTTCCGGCGCACAATATGTTCCGACTGGTGGAGGTCAAGCggaaggagctggagcactGA